The Kryptolebias marmoratus isolate JLee-2015 linkage group LG21, ASM164957v2, whole genome shotgun sequence genome segment attttgtattttttttgttgcggTCTCACCGATTTCTTAGTGTTCCGGTCAgttttgttctctgcattttaCCAATTGCACATAGGAGCACACCCACCCACCTCTGCTCCCCCACCCGCCCCATTTACTGATTTACTGTATTAACTTCAGAGCACATCCAGACAACCAAATGGCCACGTTTTGAGTcactaacttttaaaaaaaaggtagcTTGTTGTCATGTGCACCACTTGCAAAACTGTCACAGACATTATTTGGTTGCCCGGCCTCCCACACGTTTAGAAATTAATCTACGGGGGTACAGTGCAGTGAGATGTTACCTTTAGAGGAGGTATGGTAATGTCACGACGTAAGGGATTTTGTCAACTGTTCCCAGTATGATTTCCTCGAGTTTCCTTGTGTTCTTGTACAATTTCAGCCCTCACATTTCCTCAGCAGTTCTGACTCCCAGCTCCACCCGTGTCTACTTTTTAATCTGTAATCAGCTCACCTGCGCttcactcagtaatcacccGCTCCGGTATTTATACTCCTGGTTCACCTCATTGTCAGATCCTCCTGTTAATCCTGTTATCCTGGTCACTTGGCTCTTTTGCCGTTCACTGGTttgccttgtgttttttttttaaatttttttaaagttcccGATCTTCACTCAGATCCAGCGTCCTCATTTGGATTTTTCCAACTCAGCTAACAAGCATTACTCCAGTTTATGAGAAttcatcttttatttgaaaaagtacagcatttttttccccccaaacagaagtttaaaacaCCTGCTCAAACAAGCATAATTTGATGGCAAACCCTTATGGtcaaacagttttgtgttttatgccttttttgATGTGAGGGATGGCCCAACCTCTCAGTGGGTTcgaaacaggaaaaaagtaacaaaaacttaACTACTGTCAGTATCAGTTCTAATAATTGAtatgaaaagtaaaaagcaacacagacaAGACTGGCAGCACTTTTCAGAATTTTAACTATCTCTCATGAAAAGGATATAATTAATATCAGTGGGGAGCGGCATGGGGGtgcagcggttagagctgtcgcctcgcGGCGAGAAAGTCGCAGGAACGCCTCCCATGTTTTGCATGTTCATTTGACATGTAGGGACAAGCAAGTACCATTACTCCTTTCTATACACTAAACCAGTCACGGGGGGGGGGACATATTTTTGTTCAGGACTCTTACCAGAGCTGCCCTTCTTTCCACACCAGGTCAGCCCGTCCAGGACAGATCCCAGAACAGTGTCCTCCAGGGTCTGAAAACACTCTTTCTTCTCAGTAAATTCGTGGACCACATCCTTTGTCTTGCTCCAGAACATCATCTAGCCCCCAAACACAGTTAATAAATGACAtcgttaaactttttttttttttccgcctcACCACACACATCTGAACAGGCTGAGTGAACAGATTCTTACTCTGTTGCACGAAGGTGTAAAGCTGGTTGCCTCAATGAAGGGATCGTAGGCTTCCATGGAAACGTTACAGGGATCTTTGTCCACATAGGCTTGTTGGAACACTTCCCATGCATGTTGGCAGTTTTTTCTGGAGGgtgaaacataaaatatggGGTTTTCTGAAGGTCTCTGATTGcatttttcttgcattttcaGTCTAGGGtgcagggccgtagctaccattgaggacaccgaggtccggacctcagtgtttttctgctgtgtatataataaaaaaaattaatcaaaacaacacttttgaatggagtggttctctgcgtagctccaccagtttactgtaggaggcgctgcaactgtgtgcagctgcagccaaactcaatgtctacaaagaagagtgcagctttgcgtacctttctgctaaaataaagaccagaagaagaagaagaagagcgccacttacggtgaaacacaaccgaggtagctcgctgaaaatattctccttcaattccacgaagctgaagttggtttccgattcgaaaaatggctaaagggagattccacctaatttttcactcccgtcagcatctttaatctactctagttaaaaaactacaacacctagacacttcaaacctggagcagattattctgcactgattgcagaacatttaaaccaagtatgtgatttgtgaaacctcaataaagggggattttagttcttatttttttttacatctggaccacactagaactggtccagctccaaaacgacaacacctcactggaatttgataaaaaggtaaaatcttgtgttttgaatcaacattcatataaactaattcatgtaatttcagtgagtcatcatggttgtgccctgagtcctctgttgcttcagatgacaTTGagccccatggatttacaaacacatgtcatatacacattcaagtcacttgttttaaataaatgcttctatataattaagttttggtcttcattggaactgatgtgcagggggataatgagtggttgacctcagtattttttaaagtctggctacggccctgctAGGGTGtgaccattttcagaaaaactgTTGCTAGTATTGGTTTTTTAATTCCCCCAACTCTGACTTGTAAATCATTCAGGCACAAAACaactcctaaactcaagggaagaaaaaaaaataattaaaaacatttccaactGAATTTTTACGCTCTGTTTTTCCCCTGCAGCCAAAAacgattcagttttttttggcTGCAGCTGTTCACCAGCTGTAGAGAACGAGTAATAAAAAGCCGCCATAGTCcagaacaaagactgaacagaaaagaaaatctaaagaaaaaaaaaccatacagACAGACGCTTCAGAAGCCCTGCGAAAACtactgatcaagaccacttaAAAAGGAGTGACAAGAAAGTctgtgaagcaaaacaaaataaaaaagggctgATTTAAACTGTCCCTCTTTTCTGAAACTGTAACAAGAATATTCAAATTATTTCTAGTTCAAGTTTAAACGATACAGGGCGGTCAATAACAAGTCAAAATGGACCAACATGTGGGCCAATCACCAAAACTCAGAGGGATTATTGTGACTGTAAAGTTGCATTAAACTtgattatttaatgtttttgtagaaaCTCTTTTAGTGTGTGTCAAGGTAGGTCAAAACAGCCAATATAGCTTGTCCTTAATCCTATCTCCAGTCGACAGTGACTTGACACAGAAAGAAGTGGACATGGTGGGTGTTTTCTGACTGCACTGGTTCAGgcttaaaatgaaacaaaactacattttgtgCTGTTAGAATTTACTTTATTCTGACACTGAGCTGACCTTATCAGGCTGAGACACTCCCATGATACACgcacagtaaaaataaatgaatgagtcaaataaaatcaaataaaaagcagcaacactTACACTTGGAACTGTTGGCACCTGTTGAGAAATGTAGGCTTAAGGTCATTGCTATCCTCGCGCAGGGTCAGTCCCAAAACGACGGCGAGGATGACGATGAGAAGCAGGACAGCGAGCACGCCCAATATGAAGCTACATCTCCTCCGTCTCTTCCCCGGACCACCGAACTCCCCCTGctccattaaaacaaaaactatttcttCACACGAACTTCCGCTCACAAGGTGTTTGTTGTCACTGCTATATGACTACGGCTCGGACCGCTATTTATAGTGTGGAGTGGGTTGCCAAATAGAAAATGACGAACTATCGtactgctgctttaaaactaTCGCGTTTTGACCTAAACTGTCGTATATGTGCGGGCGGGGGGCGCGCTTTTTTGCTTAGTGGTGGAGGTGAAGGCAGGGACAGAGATGTCAAAGCTattgcatatttgttttttttttaacacctaaAACTGTCGTTTAAATACGAAAGTTACCTTATACCTGGCAACACCGGCCACGCGAACCAATAAAGCGATCCGGCGCGCGGCCCCGTTGACTCTAAAGTGAGGAATCTGTTGCGTTCAAGGACGGCTTGGTAAAAAAGGTACGGAGTTGTTTTAACTTGATTCAATAACCCACaagtaaaaggagaaaaatgttattattaaaataaattaaatcccCTCACGTTCAATGTACAGAACGCCCACTGTTTAGTaatgatttaattaattaaaaacagatttttttttctgaaatattgtGAAGTGCAAGAAAACGCTTGAGTGtgattattaattattattgttatttaaacaCATGCAAAATATTGGATATTTCAATAACTTGGGGACTTTTTTGCATTATGATTTCTACATCTCTTTTGGGTATTTATGTTAGAACAAGAGACATTTCTAAGGTTTTAATTGCATGTAATTTAGACGCATTTGCACCACAGCTTAGACATTTTATGAACAAAcaagttttacattaaagtggcaaaaacaaaatgataactACACTAAAAGTAATTAACTGATGTCACATAAAAATGCTGGAAACACAAAATTTGAAATCAAGAATAACAAACTAATAACTTGTGACATCACTCAACAAAAACGTACGATCAGTAAAATCAAGTTTGTTGCACATACTTGAGctaaaatgagaacaaaaagacTTGAAGGTTTCCAAGCTTTTAGAAATTCTTATATAGTTGTGTAAATTATTTCACAAATTAAACCCAACGACTGCAAAAAGCACAATCTGCTCTTCTCATGTGCTTAGCTTTTGGACCATTTAGTTGGTTGACTGGTTGTTCTAGaagaaatatgtaaaatatcCTTTATAGAACAAGGCCAGACCATtatgagctttaaaaacaaaagcttaaaataaatcttgtaaGCTACTGGAAGCCAGAGGAGTGAGGCAAATACTCCTCATTTCTGTCAACCAGCATCTGATGACATATGTACAGATGCACATGTGTATTGTAGCTTATAATACTTATACAAAATGCTTgcttataatttatttaaaacgtaCCATGCAGGAGATGAAGGGCACACGATCAGCAGAGTTCACCATTTGCTGTGGATAGTGCACGTTTGAACATGTTTTCAGCTCCAAGCAAACAGCTGTTACCTGTGGTATGAAACTTGTCCTCCTTACAACAAAGTCATAGTAGTgcttaaattgttttttgattCCTGTTTGACAACAATAACAAACTGAGCTGTCAGTAGTGGGGCGTGTGGAGGGATGTAGtcagatgaaagaaaatgagaggTTAACGACTCCAGTAAACAAGTTTGTCAGCTTTCTATGAATGCAGATGAAAGCCTGAGAACATGTCTCCTAACCTATTCACATTGTTCCATAATGAAAAGTACGGATTGCagtcacatttatatttaacttgGAACCACAATACAATGGGGTAACTGCACAAGATCCTGGCTGGAAAAAAGCATCTCATTGtggaaggacaaaaaaaaaaaaaaggttcaagtGTGTTACACAGTTCACACACTATGTTAAGGTCTACTGTTTGATTTCAAAGAGACAGAACAAACATACCCATATTGTGAGAAAGAGTTAGTAATTCAATAGAAATATGTATATTTATCAGTTCTCTAAAATGTGCTCTTACTGCAAAGGAAGTAGCTCACAGACTGATGAGCCCGGGctgtttcctttatttattgtctttggTCCATTATTAtagtttttcagtctgttttggaCTTTAGCTACAAGATAGGGACACTTTAAGTTGAAATATCAGAGCCCAACGTGGGGTGTTTGAAGGCGATCCAGTTGGATGTAAGACTCTTTTGCTGCATCATGTTTCCATGTGTCTGCAGTCGGGCTGCGTCAGGTCCTGGATGCACTGGAGGATCCTGAGGGTCCTGAGAACAAAAGGATTTAGGTTAATTCAGGTGCTCTCATCTGAAAGGTCACTTTGAAAGCCACGAAATCATCTATCAATAAGATAGTTATATAGTATTTTATCAATTTGTTTTTGCCTTCAGATTGAACAAGTTGACGTCCTAAAAGAACAGCCAGTGATCTGTTACCTCTTTACTTTTCTGACTGGCTGCTGTGTAGATGAGTTTGAGATGAGTGCAAAAAGCCTTTAGGCAGTTTAGAttatgatctgtggtgagaacagggaacaggtggaagagagcctggagggGGGCAGGTGTGCACTTGAAAGatgaggaatgaaagtcagccgtagcgAGACAGactacctgtgtgtgaatgagagggaggcaggtggaacagtgaggctacaaggacctgaggtcacaaaggtgcaggacttcaagtacttagggtcgattgtccaggaaaacagggcgtgtggtaaagaggtgaagaagagagtccagacaggatggagtggatggagaaaagtttcaggagtgatttgtaaCAAAAGGTggtaaaaaaggtcaaaggaaaggtttacaagacagtggtgagaccaaCTACATTGTATGGTTTGGaggcaaaaacacaagagacaGAGCTGGAAGTGGcacagctgaagatgttgaggttctccttgggagggacaaggatggacaggattaggaattaggtcatcagaggtacagcacaggttgaaggactgggagataatgttagagaggccagactgagacggtttggacatgtgcagaggagggacagtgggtatattagTAGAAGGATGTTACAGACAaggaggagacatatggatgcagttggAGAGGACATgaaggtagttggagtgaggacagaggacacagaagacagagttagatggaggaggatgactcactatGGCGACTCCTGAGAAGggaacagacaaaagaaaaagaagaagcagaagaagcagaagaagaagaagaagattgcTCGTAAATGTTGGAATTTGGCAgctgagtttcttttttctttctaattttcTCTTGCATAACATAGGCCTGAGTTCTATCTAATGCCGTAATTGTGGACCAAAGAGTTGATGATAATCCTCTCATGAAACTTCCCAAAATGTCACAATGTGAGAAACTTTTTCAGTGTTCACTTACGGATCACTGTCCGTACAGGTCCAACGGAAACCTCTGGACTGGAGGATTTGGATCAGATCTACAATAGATCCTTCCCTGCACGATTCTCTatagaaaaggacaaaaatgtcacaatatattatttatttttttctccacgGATATTATTATTTGGTTACCAATTGTTTAATATGTTACTGATGGCTCAGTGGGGGAATAATGATAGAAGAGTAATGGAGTTTACTATACCAGTATGGACAAGACAGCAGTTGCTGTTTATGCTTGCACTTCAGAGATTAAAGCactcagttttctgttaaacAACAAGTGTCTCtactgaaaaaaacagctgtatgCAGCCGGAAAGGCACAAGAAGAAGAGTTGTGCAGATGGAGTACAGTTTTCAGACAAAAACGTGACTACAAAGGTTCGTCAAGGGC includes the following:
- the LOC108230245 gene encoding ADP-ribosyl cyclase/cyclic ADP-ribose hydrolase 1-like: MEQGEFGGPGKRRRRCSFILGVLAVLLLIVILAVVLGLTLREDSNDLKPTFLNRCQQFQVKNCQHAWEVFQQAYVDKDPCNVSMEAYDPFIEATSFTPSCNRMMFWSKTKDVVHEFTEKKECFQTLEDTVLGSVLDGLTWCGKKGSSETFTTGCPRWTDCINNPVRSFWNRASAAFANVACGNITAMLNGSIATPFDSSSIFASIEVGNLKSDKVNNLNVVLVTQKNVVSNCTNQSFENLKSKLAEGIKFNCKEVPETQIQECGSDPEKACGSCW